One stretch of Corynebacterium auriscanis DNA includes these proteins:
- a CDS encoding ferritin — translation MSINEKFQKQLNDQVIAEHQAALVYTQLAYELDRLSFPGMRNWMFAQAAEEREHAQRFASHLLDRDARVDIETIEMPTIKISTPLDAFEAALEHEKKVSGMIRDLAHTADEVNDIDSRSLLNAFLSEQIEEESTVSEIIDRIKLAGNEGSGLLRIDSELGER, via the coding sequence ATGAGTATTAACGAGAAGTTCCAGAAGCAATTGAATGACCAAGTAATCGCTGAGCACCAAGCTGCATTGGTGTACACCCAGCTGGCTTACGAGCTGGATCGCCTGTCTTTCCCCGGCATGCGTAACTGGATGTTTGCCCAGGCCGCCGAGGAACGCGAGCATGCGCAGCGTTTTGCGAGCCATCTGTTGGACCGCGATGCCCGCGTGGATATCGAGACCATCGAGATGCCAACGATCAAGATCTCCACTCCCCTAGACGCGTTTGAGGCCGCACTCGAGCACGAAAAGAAGGTTTCCGGAATGATCCGGGACCTGGCTCATACTGCCGACGAGGTGAACGACATCGATTCCCGCTCACTGCTCAATGCATTCCTCAGCGAGCAGATTGAGGAAGAGTCCACCGTGAGCGAGATCATCGACCGCATCAAGCTGGCCGGCAACGAGGGCTCCGGACTGTTGCGCATCGATTCCGAGCTGGGCGAGCGCTAA
- the nrdH gene encoding glutaredoxin-like protein NrdH, whose translation MITVYTKPACVQCKATTRALDKAGLEYVLVDISLDDEARDYVMALGHLQAPVVVSGDAHWSGFRPDRIRTLAAEAA comes from the coding sequence ATGATCACCGTCTACACCAAGCCAGCATGTGTTCAGTGCAAGGCCACCACGCGCGCCCTTGATAAGGCGGGCCTCGAGTACGTTCTCGTGGATATCAGTCTCGACGATGAGGCTCGGGATTACGTAATGGCTTTGGGGCACCTGCAGGCTCCAGTGGTTGTATCCGGTGACGCACACTGGTCCGGGTTTCGACCAGATCGGATTCGCACCCTAGCTGCCGAGGCTGCCTAG
- a CDS encoding class C sortase, whose product MTTDFPDAHARAPHEGLGVAQPKRKKRKAGKRRRDLFWILLGVVILLYPLVATLYNDWQLNNQAQKYSQDVESIKPPQLTEHYLQQAREYNAFLARQGHHARPARQGDEGFDRYMSTLNPPETGGVMARLRIPAIDVDLPVYHTTNSSVLYKGVGHMYGSDLPVGGDGTNSLLSAHTGMVNASMFDNLRKLKDGDEVFVEVMGEKLKYKVHGQKVVKPEQWQQVTYEKGKDKLTMVTCTPYGINTDRLLVNAERVPMDNPNEPADKWRPVLSWWMIVDLIVIALVLLLVGWREFGARRRKKKKQQLKNQGDKGHRPFGLNYLGRQG is encoded by the coding sequence ATGACCACTGATTTCCCGGATGCGCACGCTCGGGCCCCGCATGAGGGGCTCGGCGTAGCGCAGCCCAAGCGGAAGAAGCGGAAAGCGGGTAAGCGCCGGCGAGATCTCTTTTGGATCTTGTTGGGCGTGGTGATCTTGCTATATCCGCTCGTCGCCACGCTGTATAACGACTGGCAGCTCAACAACCAGGCGCAGAAGTATTCCCAAGATGTGGAGAGCATCAAACCCCCGCAGCTCACGGAGCACTATCTGCAGCAAGCGCGGGAATACAATGCTTTCTTGGCGCGGCAAGGTCACCACGCGCGCCCAGCGCGGCAAGGGGATGAGGGCTTTGATCGTTACATGAGCACCCTCAACCCTCCCGAGACAGGCGGGGTGATGGCGAGGCTTCGGATCCCGGCCATTGATGTGGACTTGCCGGTGTATCACACGACGAATTCCAGCGTGCTGTACAAGGGCGTGGGCCACATGTATGGCTCTGATTTGCCGGTTGGTGGAGATGGAACAAACTCCTTGCTATCGGCCCACACCGGGATGGTCAACGCATCCATGTTCGATAATCTCCGCAAACTCAAAGATGGTGATGAAGTGTTTGTGGAAGTGATGGGCGAGAAGCTGAAGTACAAGGTGCACGGCCAGAAGGTGGTGAAACCAGAGCAATGGCAGCAGGTCACCTACGAAAAAGGCAAAGACAAGCTGACCATGGTGACATGTACCCCCTATGGCATCAATACCGATCGTTTGCTGGTTAACGCCGAGAGGGTGCCGATGGATAACCCCAATGAACCAGCCGACAAGTGGAGACCGGTGCTGTCCTGGTGGATGATTGTGGACCTCATTGTTATCGCACTCGTTCTTCTTTTAGTGGGATGGCGAGAGTTCGGAGCGCGGCGTCGGAAAAAGAAAAAACAACAGCTGAAGAATCAAGGAGACAAAGGCCACAGGCCATTCGGGCTGAACTACCTAGGACGGCAAGGGTGA
- the nrdE gene encoding class 1b ribonucleoside-diphosphate reductase subunit alpha: MTTSEVGKTVAEPVSASEQLDYHALNAMLNLYDKDGNIQFDKDREAANQFFLQHVNQNTVFFHDLQEKLHYLVENKYYDKAVLDHYDFPFVKSLFKRAYAKKFRFQSFLGAYKYYTSYTLKTFNGKRYLERFEDRVCMVALGLAAGDRDLAESLVDEIMDGRFQPATPTFLNIGKAQRGEPVSCFLLRIEDNMESIGRSINSALQLSKRGGGVALLLSNIREAGAPIKHIENQSSGVIPVMKLLEDAFSYANQLGARQGAGAVYLHAHHPDILRFLDTKRENADEKIRIKTLSLGVVIPDITFELAKNNDDMYLFSPYDVERIYGKPFADVPISEHYEEMVEDPRIRKQKINARQFFQTLAEIQFESGYPYIMFEDTVNRANPIQGRITHSNLCSEILQVSTPSVFNADLTYETIGDDISCNLGSLNIAKAVDSQDFSKTIETAIRGLTAVADQTSIDSVPSVRQGNDHSHAIGLGQMNLHGFLGREHIHYGSEEALDFTNVYFAAVMYEALKASNAIAKERGESFKNFENSDYASGEFFDRYDPAEFQPTTERVREIIDNSSIQVPSAEDWAALKKAVQEYGLYNRNLQAVPPTGSISYINNSTSSIHPIASKIEIRKEGKIGRVYYPAPYMTNENLDYYQDAYEIGFEKIIDTYAVATKYVDQGLSLTLFFKDTATTRDINRAQIYAWRKGIKTIYYIRLRQTALVGTEVEGCVSCML, translated from the coding sequence ATGACGACGAGCGAAGTTGGTAAGACCGTAGCCGAGCCGGTCAGTGCATCGGAGCAGCTGGATTACCATGCGCTAAACGCCATGCTGAACTTGTACGACAAGGATGGAAACATCCAGTTCGACAAGGACCGGGAAGCAGCCAACCAATTCTTCCTGCAGCACGTGAACCAGAACACGGTATTTTTCCACGACTTGCAGGAAAAACTGCACTACCTCGTGGAAAACAAGTACTACGATAAGGCCGTTTTGGATCACTACGACTTCCCATTTGTGAAGTCACTGTTTAAGCGCGCTTACGCGAAGAAGTTCCGTTTCCAGTCCTTCTTGGGTGCCTACAAGTACTACACCTCCTACACGCTAAAGACCTTCAACGGTAAGCGCTATTTGGAGCGTTTCGAAGACCGCGTGTGCATGGTTGCCCTAGGGCTTGCGGCAGGCGATCGTGACCTGGCGGAAAGCCTGGTGGATGAGATCATGGATGGGCGCTTCCAGCCTGCGACTCCCACGTTCTTGAACATTGGTAAAGCACAGCGAGGCGAACCCGTTAGCTGTTTCTTGCTGCGTATTGAGGACAACATGGAGTCCATTGGTCGCTCCATTAACTCCGCATTGCAGCTTTCCAAGCGCGGTGGTGGCGTGGCCCTGCTGCTCAGCAATATTCGTGAGGCCGGTGCGCCGATCAAGCACATTGAAAACCAGTCCTCCGGCGTGATTCCAGTCATGAAGCTTCTGGAAGATGCGTTCTCCTACGCCAACCAGCTGGGTGCACGCCAAGGCGCAGGTGCTGTGTACCTGCACGCCCACCATCCGGATATCCTGCGCTTCCTGGACACCAAGCGCGAGAATGCGGACGAGAAGATCCGCATCAAGACCCTCTCGCTGGGCGTAGTGATCCCGGACATCACATTCGAGTTGGCGAAGAACAACGACGATATGTACTTGTTCTCCCCATACGATGTGGAGCGCATTTATGGCAAGCCTTTTGCCGACGTTCCAATCTCTGAGCATTACGAGGAGATGGTGGAGGATCCACGGATTCGCAAGCAGAAGATCAACGCTCGACAGTTCTTCCAGACGTTGGCCGAGATTCAGTTCGAATCGGGTTACCCGTACATTATGTTCGAGGACACCGTGAACCGTGCTAACCCAATCCAGGGACGCATCACGCACTCCAATCTGTGTTCCGAGATTCTGCAGGTCTCCACCCCGTCGGTGTTTAATGCCGATTTGACGTACGAGACCATCGGCGACGATATTTCTTGCAACTTAGGCTCTCTGAATATCGCGAAGGCAGTGGATAGCCAGGACTTCTCGAAAACCATCGAGACCGCTATTCGCGGGCTGACCGCCGTGGCGGACCAGACCAGCATCGATTCCGTGCCATCTGTGCGACAGGGCAATGATCACTCGCACGCCATCGGCTTGGGTCAGATGAACCTGCACGGGTTCCTTGGTCGCGAGCACATTCACTATGGCTCAGAAGAAGCATTGGACTTCACCAACGTGTACTTCGCTGCGGTGATGTATGAAGCCCTCAAAGCCTCGAATGCGATTGCGAAAGAGCGTGGCGAGTCCTTCAAGAACTTTGAGAACTCCGATTACGCATCGGGTGAGTTCTTCGATCGCTACGATCCGGCGGAGTTCCAGCCCACCACCGAGCGCGTACGGGAAATCATCGATAACTCCAGCATCCAGGTGCCGTCTGCCGAGGACTGGGCCGCACTGAAGAAGGCTGTGCAGGAGTATGGGCTATATAACCGTAACCTGCAGGCAGTGCCCCCTACAGGATCGATTTCCTACATCAACAATTCCACGTCCTCTATTCACCCGATTGCCTCCAAGATTGAGATTCGTAAGGAAGGCAAGATCGGGCGCGTGTACTACCCGGCACCGTATATGACGAACGAGAACTTGGATTACTACCAGGATGCGTACGAGATCGGATTCGAGAAGATCATCGATACGTATGCCGTGGCCACCAAGTACGTGGACCAGGGACTGTCCCTGACATTGTTCTTCAAGGACACCGCAACCACGCGTGACATCAACCGTGCTCAGATTTACGCATGGCGTAAGGGCATCAAGACGATCTACTACATCCGCCTGCGCCAAACCGCGCTGGTTGGTACCGAGGTTGAAGGCTGCGTAAGCTGCATGCTGTAA
- the serB gene encoding phosphoserine phosphatase SerB has product MLFEDCITETLSENLVPAVVTVVGPDRPGVTAGFFRVLTSYNVQLLDIEQSVFRGNLSLGALVGVATEDIAPMSSGLEQTLDAYGMRVSVEADRDVSSTRPHSTHVMVVLGRPLTAAHISRIGQTLADYDANIDTISGIADYPVTGVEFNITVANPAPGGGVPLRKALATLTHEIGVDIAIERAGLARRSKRLICFDVDSTLIQHEVIEMLAAYAGREAEVAEVTERAMRGELDFAESLHERVKALAGLDASVIDRVARDIQLTPGARTTIRTLKRLGYKAGVVSGGFIQVIEPLARELDLDFARANTLEIINGKLTGRVIGPVIDRKAKAESLKEFAWSNGLQLNQTVAVGDGANDIDMLSTAGLGIAFNAKPALRDVADTSVNQPFLDQVLFILGISRHEIEDADLRDGTYRRVPLESQD; this is encoded by the coding sequence GTGCTTTTTGAGGACTGTATAACCGAGACCCTCTCGGAAAATCTCGTACCCGCAGTGGTTACCGTCGTGGGTCCGGATCGTCCGGGTGTCACCGCGGGATTCTTCCGCGTGTTGACTTCTTACAACGTGCAACTGCTCGATATTGAGCAATCGGTGTTCCGCGGCAACCTTTCGCTCGGAGCCCTAGTGGGGGTGGCGACGGAAGACATTGCACCCATGTCGTCTGGTCTGGAGCAAACCCTCGATGCCTATGGGATGCGTGTCAGTGTGGAAGCTGATCGGGATGTATCCTCCACCCGTCCGCATTCGACCCACGTCATGGTGGTTTTGGGTCGCCCGCTCACCGCAGCACACATTTCCCGGATTGGCCAAACCTTGGCTGACTACGATGCCAACATCGATACCATCAGCGGGATTGCTGATTACCCCGTGACCGGTGTGGAATTCAACATCACCGTGGCAAACCCCGCACCGGGCGGTGGCGTTCCACTTCGTAAGGCGCTGGCCACGCTCACTCACGAAATCGGTGTTGATATCGCTATTGAGCGCGCTGGCCTTGCCCGCCGATCTAAGCGGCTCATTTGTTTTGACGTGGATTCCACGCTCATTCAACACGAGGTCATAGAGATGCTGGCGGCTTATGCCGGAAGGGAAGCCGAGGTCGCGGAAGTTACTGAACGCGCGATGCGGGGTGAGCTGGATTTTGCTGAGTCGTTGCACGAGCGGGTTAAGGCTCTGGCTGGGTTGGATGCCAGCGTGATTGATCGCGTTGCACGTGACATTCAATTGACTCCCGGAGCGCGTACTACGATCCGTACCCTCAAGCGCTTGGGATACAAGGCGGGCGTGGTATCCGGCGGATTTATCCAAGTAATTGAACCCCTAGCGCGCGAGCTCGACTTGGACTTTGCCCGGGCTAATACCCTGGAGATCATCAACGGAAAGCTCACGGGCCGGGTGATTGGGCCGGTGATTGATCGTAAGGCAAAAGCAGAAAGCCTCAAGGAATTCGCGTGGTCCAATGGTCTGCAGCTCAACCAAACGGTGGCGGTGGGCGACGGGGCCAACGATATCGACATGCTTTCCACGGCGGGACTGGGCATTGCGTTTAATGCCAAGCCCGCCTTGCGTGATGTCGCGGATACGTCAGTGAACCAGCCGTTCCTAGACCAGGTGCTGTTTATCCTGGGTATCTCTCGCCACGAAATCGAGGATGCGGATCTTCGCGACGGCACGTACCGCCGCGTCCCCCTAGAATCCCAGGACTAG
- the nrdF gene encoding class 1b ribonucleoside-diphosphate reductase subunit beta, which produces MGAHEPHSPARRVEGDPISAINWNSIPDDKDLEVWDRLTANFWLPEKVPLSNDVQSWGTLNEIERQTTMRVFTGLTMLDTIQGTVGAVRLIADAQTMHEEAVFTNISFMESVHAKSYSSIFMTLASTPEINDAFRWSEENEHLQSKAKLMLDFYDGEDPLKRKIASVLLESFLFYSGFYLPMYWSSHAKLTNTADIIRLIIRDESVHGYYIGYKYQRALEQESEERREELKEHTFDLLLELYDNEAQYTEDLYDELGWTEDVKRFLRYNANKALNNLGYEGLFPADETRVSPAILSALNPGGDENHDFFSGSGSSYVIGKAENTTDDDWDF; this is translated from the coding sequence ATGGGTGCGCATGAACCCCACTCCCCGGCCCGTAGGGTAGAGGGCGATCCAATCTCGGCCATCAACTGGAACAGCATTCCGGATGATAAGGACCTTGAGGTATGGGACCGACTGACGGCAAACTTCTGGTTGCCTGAAAAGGTGCCGCTGTCCAATGACGTGCAGAGCTGGGGAACCCTCAACGAGATTGAGCGGCAAACCACGATGCGTGTGTTTACTGGCTTGACGATGCTGGACACCATCCAAGGCACCGTCGGCGCCGTGCGCTTGATAGCTGATGCCCAAACCATGCATGAAGAAGCCGTCTTCACCAATATCTCCTTCATGGAGAGCGTTCACGCAAAGTCGTACTCGTCGATCTTCATGACCCTGGCCAGCACGCCGGAAATCAATGATGCTTTCCGTTGGTCTGAGGAAAATGAACATCTGCAGTCCAAGGCTAAACTCATGCTGGACTTCTACGACGGTGAAGACCCACTCAAGCGCAAGATCGCATCGGTGCTGTTGGAGAGCTTCCTGTTTTACTCTGGTTTCTATCTGCCGATGTACTGGTCCTCGCACGCTAAGCTGACGAATACTGCGGACATCATTCGATTGATTATTCGCGATGAGTCCGTGCACGGTTACTACATCGGTTACAAGTATCAGCGTGCCCTCGAGCAAGAGAGCGAGGAGCGTCGGGAGGAACTCAAGGAGCACACCTTCGATCTGTTGCTGGAGCTCTACGACAACGAAGCGCAGTACACCGAGGATCTGTACGACGAGCTTGGTTGGACGGAGGACGTTAAGCGATTCTTGCGTTATAACGCGAACAAGGCCTTGAATAACCTTGGCTATGAGGGGCTGTTCCCAGCGGATGAGACCCGGGTTTCCCCGGCGATCCTGTCTGCCTTGAATCCCGGTGGAGACGAAAACCACGACTTCTTCTCGGGCTCCGGATCTTCCTACGTTATCGGTAAGGCTGAAAACACTACCGATGATGACTGGGACTTCTAA
- a CDS encoding vitamin K epoxide reductase family protein has product MTETPAAAVATNTAPTASSAPATTLDRSARGLPASRGFAILMLVLAAIGLWFSTLIMYDKIKLVLDSSFTPACTLNDVVSCSDVMASSQASAFGFPNPFIGMIGFPVVMTIAVVLLVGARLPRWLWWSVVVGLGLAVVFVHWLAFQAIFNIVALCPWCMVVWSVTLPLFVMSLTHTVRQSRRQRGQPTAEGIGVPLAITLVWYVGFAAVIAMQFLM; this is encoded by the coding sequence ATGACTGAAACACCAGCCGCCGCAGTGGCCACAAACACCGCACCCACGGCTTCCAGTGCCCCCGCCACCACCTTGGATCGCTCGGCACGGGGACTGCCCGCCTCGCGTGGTTTTGCCATCCTCATGTTGGTCTTGGCCGCGATTGGTCTGTGGTTTTCCACCCTGATCATGTACGACAAGATCAAGTTAGTCTTGGATTCCAGCTTTACCCCTGCCTGCACCTTAAACGATGTGGTGTCGTGTTCCGACGTGATGGCTTCCAGCCAAGCCAGTGCCTTTGGGTTTCCGAACCCCTTTATCGGCATGATCGGCTTCCCTGTGGTGATGACTATCGCCGTGGTGTTGCTGGTGGGCGCCCGTTTGCCGCGGTGGCTGTGGTGGAGCGTTGTCGTGGGGCTGGGCCTAGCTGTTGTCTTCGTCCACTGGCTGGCCTTCCAAGCGATCTTCAACATTGTGGCTCTGTGCCCTTGGTGCATGGTCGTGTGGTCGGTCACCCTGCCACTGTTTGTCATGTCGCTGACACATACGGTTCGTCAGTCTCGACGCCAACGCGGTCAACCCACCGCGGAAGGCATTGGGGTGCCGCTGGCCATCACCCTCGTGTGGTACGTGGGCTTTGCCGCGGTTATCGCTATGCAGTTTCTGATGTAG
- the ctaD gene encoding cytochrome c oxidase subunit I has protein sequence MTAVAPREGHQVVAPTRPAPLSDQASRGHMAWKMLTTTDHKLLGIMYLIMAFTFFLIGGLMALLIRLELFHPGMQFVSNEQFNQLFTMHGTIMLLLYGSPMVFGFANYIMPLQIGAPDVAFPRLNSLGFWLTTAGGVIMISGFLTPGGAADFGWTMYSPLSDAIHSPGVGSDLWILGVGVGGVGTIASAINMITTILCLRAPGMTMFRMPIFTWNILVTSLLVLLIFPLLAAAALGVLYDRKLGGHIYDPANGGTILWQHLFWFFGHPEVYVLALPFFGIVSEIFPVFSRKPMFGYVGLVFATLSIAALSMAVWAHHMFVTGAVLLPFFAFMTFLIGVPTGMKFFNWLGTMWGGRLTFETPMIFAIGFFATFLFGGLTGVMLASPALDFHVSDTYFVVAHFHYTLFGTVAFASFAGIYFWFPKMTGRMLDEKLGKLHFWLTMIGFHTTFLIQHWAGNAGMPRRYADYLPTDGFTVYNQVSTIGAIILAISVIPFVWNIFKSYRYGEVVTVDDPWGYGNSLEWATSCPPPRHNFTSMPRIRSERPAFELHHPHVVKRLRDEAHVGRHF, from the coding sequence ATGACCGCAGTAGCGCCACGGGAGGGCCACCAAGTAGTCGCCCCCACCCGGCCTGCTCCGCTTTCGGATCAAGCAAGTCGTGGTCACATGGCATGGAAGATGCTGACCACCACCGACCACAAGTTGTTGGGCATCATGTATCTGATCATGGCGTTCACCTTCTTCCTTATCGGTGGCTTGATGGCATTGCTGATCCGTTTGGAGCTTTTCCACCCGGGAATGCAATTTGTCTCTAACGAGCAGTTCAACCAGCTGTTCACCATGCACGGCACGATCATGCTTCTGCTGTACGGTTCGCCAATGGTGTTCGGCTTCGCTAACTACATCATGCCCCTGCAGATTGGCGCGCCAGACGTGGCGTTCCCGCGTCTGAACTCTCTGGGCTTCTGGCTGACCACCGCCGGTGGCGTTATCATGATCTCCGGCTTCCTGACTCCAGGCGGCGCGGCTGACTTCGGCTGGACCATGTACTCCCCACTCTCTGATGCGATCCACTCTCCAGGCGTTGGTTCTGACCTGTGGATCTTGGGTGTTGGTGTCGGTGGTGTGGGTACCATTGCTTCCGCAATTAACATGATCACCACCATCCTGTGCCTCCGCGCACCAGGTATGACCATGTTCCGCATGCCAATCTTCACGTGGAACATCTTGGTTACCTCCCTGCTGGTTCTGTTGATCTTCCCACTGCTGGCTGCTGCTGCCCTGGGTGTTTTGTACGACCGCAAGCTCGGTGGCCATATCTATGACCCTGCTAACGGTGGCACTATCTTGTGGCAGCACCTGTTCTGGTTCTTCGGCCACCCAGAGGTTTACGTTCTGGCTCTGCCGTTCTTCGGTATCGTTTCCGAGATCTTCCCAGTGTTCTCTCGTAAGCCAATGTTCGGTTACGTAGGCTTGGTCTTCGCAACTCTGTCCATTGCTGCGCTGTCCATGGCCGTGTGGGCTCACCACATGTTCGTCACCGGCGCTGTGCTGTTGCCATTCTTCGCCTTTATGACCTTCTTGATCGGTGTTCCAACCGGCATGAAGTTCTTCAACTGGCTGGGCACCATGTGGGGCGGCCGCTTGACGTTCGAAACGCCAATGATCTTCGCCATCGGCTTCTTCGCTACCTTCCTCTTCGGTGGTCTGACCGGTGTCATGTTGGCATCCCCAGCACTGGACTTCCACGTCTCCGATACCTACTTCGTGGTTGCCCACTTCCACTACACCCTGTTCGGCACCGTGGCCTTCGCATCCTTCGCCGGCATTTACTTCTGGTTCCCGAAGATGACCGGTCGCATGCTGGACGAGAAGTTGGGCAAGCTCCACTTCTGGCTGACCATGATCGGATTCCACACCACCTTCCTGATCCAGCACTGGGCTGGTAACGCAGGTATGCCACGTCGTTACGCTGACTACCTGCCAACCGACGGGTTCACCGTGTACAACCAGGTATCCACCATCGGCGCGATCATCCTGGCCATCTCGGTCATCCCATTCGTGTGGAACATCTTCAAGTCCTACCGCTACGGCGAGGTCGTGACCGTTGACGATCCATGGGGTTACGGCAACTCTCTCGAGTGGGCTACCTCTTGCCCTCCTCCACGCCACAATTTCACCTCCATGCCTCGCATCCGCTCCGAGCGCCCAGCGTTCGAGCTGCACCACCCACATGTGGTCAAGCGCTTGCGCGACGAGGCACACGTCGGCCGTCACTTCTAA
- the nrdI gene encoding class Ib ribonucleoside-diphosphate reductase assembly flavoprotein NrdI produces the protein MLITYFSSTTENTHRFVQKLKLPAKRIPLRRNEQPLIVAEPHVLIVPTYGGGAGMTQDLNRPVPKQVIHFLNNENNRNLLRGVIAAGNLNFGADFGKAGDVISAKCRVPYLYRFELMGTDHDVQRVREGLAEFEASLRNEGRWEQSA, from the coding sequence ATGCTTATTACGTACTTTTCGTCAACGACGGAAAACACCCACCGCTTCGTGCAGAAACTGAAACTACCCGCCAAGCGCATCCCGTTGCGGCGAAACGAACAACCTTTGATTGTTGCGGAACCCCATGTGCTTATCGTGCCCACATACGGTGGTGGAGCGGGAATGACACAGGATCTCAATCGGCCCGTGCCCAAACAAGTGATCCACTTCCTCAACAACGAGAACAACAGGAATCTGCTGCGGGGAGTGATTGCCGCCGGCAACCTGAACTTTGGAGCCGACTTCGGTAAAGCGGGCGATGTCATCTCCGCCAAATGCCGAGTGCCCTACCTCTATCGTTTTGAGCTCATGGGAACTGATCATGATGTACAACGGGTGCGTGAGGGTTTAGCCGAATTCGAAGCATCACTGCGAAACGAAGGGCGCTGGGAACAGAGCGCCTAA
- the nadE gene encoding ammonia-dependent NAD(+) synthetase, with amino-acid sequence MSTTDPRPLQRRIIEELHTRPTIEPAQEITTRVKFLVDYLKKTRAKGYVLGISGGQDSTLAGKLAQMAVEQFNEEQAGWAEADPHTDPSSPTPATFIAVRLPYGVQADEDDAQIALQFIQPSESVVVNIEDSTDAMAAATATALDIDNITDFNKGNVKARQRMIAQYAIAGQRGLLVIGTDHAAEAVTGFYTKHGDGAADVVPLAGLTKNQGAAMLRELDAPETTWKKVPTADLEEDRPALPDEEALGVRYTDIDAYLQGEGVSDEAAARIEHLWFTSRHKRTTPATPHDTWWRE; translated from the coding sequence ATGTCCACCACTGACCCCCGCCCTCTTCAAAGGCGAATTATCGAGGAACTTCACACCCGCCCAACTATTGAACCCGCCCAAGAAATCACCACTAGGGTGAAGTTTCTGGTCGACTACCTAAAAAAGACTCGCGCCAAGGGTTACGTGTTGGGCATCTCGGGCGGACAGGATTCCACGCTGGCGGGAAAGCTGGCTCAGATGGCAGTGGAACAATTCAACGAGGAACAAGCCGGGTGGGCGGAGGCAGATCCACACACCGATCCTTCCTCCCCCACACCAGCAACTTTTATAGCTGTCCGCCTCCCCTATGGCGTGCAGGCCGACGAGGACGATGCACAGATTGCTTTGCAGTTCATTCAGCCAAGCGAATCAGTTGTTGTCAATATCGAAGACTCCACAGATGCGATGGCGGCGGCTACGGCTACTGCTTTGGATATCGACAACATCACCGATTTCAACAAGGGCAACGTGAAAGCTCGGCAGCGCATGATCGCGCAGTACGCCATCGCGGGACAACGCGGATTGTTGGTCATCGGCACCGATCACGCCGCCGAAGCCGTTACTGGGTTTTACACCAAACACGGTGACGGCGCTGCCGACGTAGTTCCGCTAGCAGGCCTCACGAAGAACCAAGGAGCGGCGATGCTGCGTGAATTGGACGCGCCCGAGACGACGTGGAAGAAAGTCCCCACTGCCGATCTAGAAGAAGACCGACCAGCGCTGCCCGATGAGGAAGCCCTCGGTGTGCGATACACCGACATCGATGCCTACTTGCAAGGCGAGGGAGTCTCCGATGAGGCGGCAGCAAGAATCGAGCACTTGTGGTTCACATCCCGTCATAAGCGCACCACACCCGCCACACCTCATGACACGTGGTGGAGGGAGTAG
- the ykgO gene encoding type B 50S ribosomal protein L36 produces MKVRKSLRSLKNKPGAQVVRRHGKVYVINKKDPRFKARQG; encoded by the coding sequence ATGAAGGTCCGCAAGTCCCTTCGGTCGCTGAAGAACAAGCCGGGCGCCCAGGTCGTTCGTCGCCACGGTAAGGTCTACGTGATCAACAAGAAGGATCCACGCTTCAAGGCTCGTCAGGGCTAA